From Aerosticca soli, a single genomic window includes:
- a CDS encoding AEC family transporter produces the protein MTALLLLLVCLALGMLIRRHAKPPHGIVHSLNWWVINIALPALVLELIPGIRFDPALWFPILAMWVVFFGAWLVFGLLGPRLRWSRQRTGALILVCGLGNTSFMGYPLLQALHGKEGLALAVVADQLGCFPLLASLGIIVASLYAGRDLKTGQIVRRILLFPAFLALLVGALAGMLGGWPDWVTGVLAPIGSTLTPLALFSIGLQFQLRPGHRPWLAAALGLGWKLAIAPMLVWLLGRAVGVHDLVLTVGVLQAGMAPMASAAILADEYGLEPALSNTVLGIGILLSLLTVPLFDHLLV, from the coding sequence ATGACCGCTCTCCTGCTGCTCCTGGTCTGCCTCGCGCTCGGCATGCTGATCCGCCGCCATGCCAAGCCGCCGCACGGCATCGTGCACAGCCTCAACTGGTGGGTGATCAACATCGCGCTGCCGGCGCTGGTGCTCGAGCTCATCCCGGGCATCCGTTTCGACCCGGCGCTGTGGTTTCCCATCCTCGCCATGTGGGTGGTGTTTTTCGGCGCCTGGCTGGTGTTCGGCCTGCTCGGGCCGCGGCTTCGCTGGTCGCGGCAGCGGACCGGGGCACTGATCCTGGTCTGCGGCCTCGGCAACACGTCGTTCATGGGCTATCCGCTGCTGCAGGCCTTGCACGGCAAGGAAGGCCTGGCGCTGGCCGTGGTTGCCGATCAGCTCGGCTGTTTTCCGCTGCTGGCCTCGCTCGGCATCATCGTGGCATCGCTGTATGCCGGACGCGATCTGAAGACCGGGCAGATCGTGCGCCGGATCCTGCTGTTTCCGGCTTTTCTCGCCCTCCTGGTCGGCGCGCTGGCCGGCATGCTCGGCGGCTGGCCCGACTGGGTGACCGGCGTGCTGGCGCCGATCGGCAGCACCTTGACGCCACTCGCCCTGTTCTCGATCGGGCTGCAGTTCCAGCTCCGCCCCGGTCACCGCCCCTGGCTTGCCGCCGCCCTGGGCCTGGGTTGGAAGCTCGCCATCGCGCCGATGCTGGTGTGGCTGCTCGGCCGCGCTGTCGGTGTCCACGATCTCGTGCTCACGGTCGGCGTGCTGCAGGCGGGCATGGCACCGATGGCCTCGGCGGCGATCCTGGCCGACGAATACGGGCTGGAACCGGCCTTGAGCAATACCGTGCTGGGCATCGGCATCCTGCTTTCCTTGCTGACGGTGCCGCTGTTCGACCACCTCCTCGTCTGA
- a CDS encoding M28 family metallopeptidase, protein MKKTLAGILGLWFAATAAIAATAFDPERLSDEVKTLASDAFEGRGPATPGEQRTVDYVIAQFKAAGLEPGGERVNGQRGWTQAVPLLRSEIVGSPQLGLTLGNAIRPLQQGEEIAVRAALNGARRIDIDKAPLVFVGYGVKAPERHWDDFKGTDLKGKIALVLVNDPDYETGQGDFGGKAMTYYGRWTYKYEEAARQGALGVLVVHETAPASYGWATVKNSNTNAQFDIVREHPAAAHTALEGWIQRDLMLALCRQAGLDFEALKQAAQRRDFRPVTLAGASLSAHYAVDAKLITSRNVVGLLPGRSRPDETVIYSAHWDHLGIGLPDAKGDRIYNGAVDNATGTAALIELARAFAQGPRPERSVVFLNVTAEEKGLLGSEYYATHPLYPLAKTVGVINMDALDPHGPARNFSISGTARLDLLDDLITVAGKHGMSYAPDPHPEAGSFFRSDHFPFAKQGVPAISYESGDDWVDGGVAAGEAAHKAYVQLHYHQPSDEWQQDWPFTGMAHDLPILQELGLQLANGHAWPNWAADAEFRAIRDASADERR, encoded by the coding sequence ATGAAAAAAACACTGGCAGGCATACTCGGGCTCTGGTTCGCGGCCACCGCGGCCATCGCGGCCACGGCGTTCGATCCGGAACGGCTCAGCGACGAAGTCAAGACGCTTGCTTCCGACGCTTTCGAAGGCCGCGGGCCGGCCACGCCGGGTGAGCAGCGCACCGTCGATTACGTCATCGCCCAGTTCAAGGCGGCCGGGCTCGAACCCGGCGGCGAACGGGTGAACGGCCAGCGCGGCTGGACGCAGGCCGTGCCCTTGTTGCGCAGCGAGATCGTCGGTTCACCGCAGCTTGGCCTGACCCTCGGCAACGCCATCCGTCCGCTGCAGCAGGGCGAGGAGATCGCCGTGCGCGCCGCCTTGAACGGCGCCCGCCGCATCGACATCGATAAGGCACCGCTGGTATTCGTGGGCTACGGGGTCAAGGCGCCGGAGCGGCACTGGGACGATTTCAAGGGCACCGATCTCAAGGGCAAGATCGCGCTGGTGCTGGTCAACGATCCCGATTACGAGACCGGTCAGGGCGACTTCGGCGGCAAGGCGATGACCTACTACGGCCGCTGGACCTACAAGTACGAAGAGGCGGCGCGCCAGGGAGCGCTCGGCGTACTGGTGGTGCACGAGACCGCACCGGCTTCCTACGGCTGGGCCACGGTCAAGAATTCCAACACCAATGCCCAGTTCGACATCGTGCGCGAACACCCGGCCGCGGCGCACACGGCGCTCGAAGGCTGGATCCAGCGCGATCTCATGCTCGCCCTGTGCCGGCAGGCGGGGCTCGATTTCGAGGCGCTCAAGCAGGCGGCGCAGCGGCGCGATTTCCGTCCGGTGACGCTCGCGGGTGCTTCCCTCTCGGCGCATTATGCGGTGGATGCGAAGCTCATCACTTCACGCAACGTGGTCGGCCTCCTCCCCGGGCGCAGCCGGCCGGATGAGACCGTGATCTACAGCGCGCACTGGGATCATCTGGGTATCGGCCTGCCGGACGCGAAGGGCGATCGCATCTACAACGGTGCGGTGGACAACGCCACCGGCACGGCGGCACTCATCGAACTGGCGCGGGCTTTCGCGCAGGGGCCGCGGCCGGAGCGTTCGGTGGTCTTTCTCAACGTCACGGCCGAGGAGAAGGGCTTGCTCGGCTCGGAGTATTACGCCACGCATCCACTCTATCCGCTGGCCAAGACGGTGGGCGTGATCAACATGGATGCGCTCGATCCGCATGGACCCGCACGTAATTTCTCCATCTCGGGCACCGCCCGGCTGGATCTCCTGGATGACCTGATCACCGTGGCCGGCAAGCACGGCATGAGCTATGCGCCCGATCCGCATCCGGAAGCGGGCAGCTTCTTCCGTTCCGACCATTTCCCCTTCGCCAAGCAGGGCGTGCCGGCCATTTCCTACGAATCGGGCGATGACTGGGTGGATGGCGGCGTGGCTGCCGGTGAGGCGGCCCACAAGGCCTATGTCCAGCTGCATTATCACCAGCCCTCGGACGAATGGCAGCAGGACTGGCCTTTCACCGGCATGGCGCATGACCTGCCCATCCTGCAGGAACTGGGCCTGCAACTGGCCAACGGTCATGCGTGGCCGAACTGGGCCGCCGATGCGGAGTTTCGCGCCATCCGCGACGCCAGCGCGGATGAACGCCGTTGA
- a CDS encoding HDOD domain-containing protein → MALGRGFWQWLTGRTGTPPEARPRPAVLQRAPSPETPPEAAPGEPVPTLTQEALAARFHRYVLDLPPAAQTAPSEAEQATLRRLETITARFDARSLPRLPSILPQLLRMLRSDDSAGSQLATLIGRDPVLVGEVLRIAGSAHYRTAQPIHSLRHAVVLLGQEGLRRVATQHVMRPILQASAGMHAHLAGQRLWDHADRCAHASAWLGRQVGCEPFEAYLAGMTCNAGTGAVVRLLDQEAPPSLAPYSDAFLAACMQLGAAVSLRAAEYWELPATVTGALDERCRASQQPPASPLGLALCAADLLAMGQVLSERGLIDPDTEIEAPWPEVFGPAVILRCRQDLARQFHGQGIKP, encoded by the coding sequence ATGGCTCTGGGACGGGGTTTCTGGCAGTGGCTGACCGGCCGCACGGGCACGCCTCCGGAGGCACGGCCGCGGCCGGCGGTCCTGCAGCGCGCGCCTTCCCCGGAAACCCCGCCCGAGGCGGCGCCCGGAGAACCCGTGCCGACGCTGACGCAGGAGGCCCTGGCGGCCCGTTTCCACCGCTATGTGCTCGACCTTCCCCCGGCCGCACAGACAGCACCCAGTGAAGCCGAACAGGCCACCCTGCGACGCCTGGAAACCATCACCGCGCGCTTCGATGCACGCAGCCTGCCGCGCTTGCCCAGCATCCTGCCGCAACTCCTGCGCATGCTGCGTAGCGACGACAGTGCCGGCTCGCAATTGGCGACGCTGATCGGGCGCGATCCCGTCCTGGTCGGCGAGGTGCTGCGGATCGCCGGCAGCGCCCACTATCGGACCGCGCAGCCGATCCACAGCCTGCGCCATGCCGTCGTCCTGCTCGGCCAGGAAGGGCTGCGCCGGGTGGCGACGCAACACGTCATGCGGCCGATCCTGCAGGCCAGTGCCGGCATGCATGCGCATCTGGCGGGCCAACGACTCTGGGACCATGCCGACCGCTGCGCGCACGCCAGTGCCTGGCTGGGCCGTCAGGTGGGCTGCGAGCCGTTCGAGGCTTATCTCGCCGGCATGACCTGCAATGCCGGAACCGGCGCGGTCGTCCGCCTGCTGGACCAGGAGGCGCCGCCCAGTCTGGCACCCTATTCGGATGCCTTCCTCGCCGCGTGCATGCAGCTCGGCGCCGCCGTTTCCCTGCGTGCCGCCGAATACTGGGAACTTCCCGCAACCGTCACGGGCGCCCTGGACGAACGCTGCCGGGCCTCGCAACAGCCCCCCGCCTCGCCGCTGGGACTCGCCCTGTGCGCGGCGGACCTGCTGGCGATGGGACAGGTCTTGTCCGAACGCGGCCTGATCGACCCCGACACCGAGATCGAGGCTCCCTGGCCGGAGGTCTTTGGCCCGGCGGTCATCCTGCGCTGCCGGCAGGACCTGGCCCGCCAATTCCATGGCCAGGGCATCAAGCCATAG
- a CDS encoding LLM class flavin-dependent oxidoreductase, protein MTVLSVLDLAPVAEGSEVTDTFRNMRDLAQWCEQLGYHRYWLAEHHNMPGIASSATAVLIGYVAAHTSRIRVGAGGIMLPNHAPLQVAEQFGTLACLYPGRIDLGLGRAPGTDQATARALRRYFDSADAFPQDVLELLQYFEPAKPGQPVRAVPGAGVQVPVWLLGSSLFSAQLAARLGLPFAFASHFAPALLEEALALYHRDFRPSPRLAAPYAMAGLNVVAAETDEEARRLFTSHQQSFVNLRRGRPGKLPPPIDDIESYWTPVEKAGLEQALACALVGNAETVAEGLDAFIAKYRPDELIVVSNIYDHGLRKRSYEILAQVRDRMP, encoded by the coding sequence ATGACCGTACTTTCCGTGCTCGATCTTGCGCCCGTCGCCGAGGGCAGCGAGGTCACCGATACCTTCCGCAACATGCGCGATCTCGCGCAATGGTGCGAGCAGCTCGGCTATCACCGTTATTGGCTGGCCGAACACCACAACATGCCGGGCATCGCCAGCAGCGCGACGGCGGTGCTGATCGGCTACGTCGCCGCTCACACTTCGCGCATCCGGGTCGGTGCCGGCGGCATCATGCTGCCCAACCACGCGCCGTTGCAGGTCGCCGAGCAGTTCGGCACGCTGGCCTGTCTCTATCCTGGCCGCATCGATCTGGGTCTGGGGCGTGCGCCGGGCACCGACCAGGCCACCGCGCGGGCGCTGCGCCGCTATTTCGACAGCGCCGATGCCTTCCCGCAGGACGTGCTCGAGCTTCTGCAGTATTTCGAGCCGGCCAAGCCCGGCCAGCCGGTGCGTGCCGTGCCCGGTGCGGGTGTCCAGGTGCCGGTGTGGCTGCTGGGGTCGAGCCTGTTCAGCGCCCAGCTCGCGGCCCGGCTCGGCCTGCCGTTCGCGTTTGCCTCGCATTTCGCCCCCGCCTTGCTGGAAGAGGCGCTGGCGCTCTATCACCGCGATTTCCGGCCCTCGCCGCGTCTGGCCGCGCCCTACGCCATGGCCGGGCTCAACGTGGTCGCCGCGGAAACCGACGAGGAGGCGCGCCGCTTGTTCACCAGCCATCAGCAGAGTTTCGTCAACCTGCGCCGTGGCCGGCCCGGCAAGCTGCCGCCGCCGATCGACGACATCGAAAGCTACTGGACGCCGGTGGAGAAGGCCGGTCTCGAACAGGCGCTTGCCTGCGCGCTGGTCGGCAATGCCGAGACGGTCGCCGAGGGGCTGGATGCCTTCATCGCCAAATACCGCCCCGATGAGTTGATCGTCGTATCGAACATCTACGATCACGGCCTGCGCAAGCGCTCCTACGAGATCCTGGCCCAGGTCCGTGACCGCATGCCTTAA
- the cfa gene encoding cyclopropane fatty acyl phospholipid synthase → MNLDSLRTKAQGLLDQAGIRIGGEAPHDLIVHDERLFARVFAHGSLGLGEAYMDGWWDCADLTGMFTRLLAAHLDQALHTLDTLLAHLKARFINLQRGEHAFEVAKVHYDLGNDLFQAMLGKRLVYSCGYWAQATTLDDAQEAKLDLVCRKLRLKPGMRVLDIGCGWGEALKFAAERYGINGVGVTVSKEQAEFARELCAGWPIEIRLQDYREVDERFDAIFSIGMFEHVGSRNYRTYFERARRCLDPGGLFLLHSIGTNEAGARPDPWIEKYIFPNSMIPAASQVASALEGLFVVEDWHNFGADYDPTLGAWLANFEAAWPRLAARYDERFRRMWRYYLCVSAAVFRSRRDQLWQLTLSPHGVPGGYRAPR, encoded by the coding sequence ATGAACCTCGATTCACTGCGCACCAAGGCGCAAGGCCTGCTCGACCAGGCCGGCATCCGCATCGGCGGCGAGGCGCCCCATGATCTCATCGTCCATGACGAGCGCCTCTTTGCGCGCGTGTTCGCGCACGGCTCGCTGGGCCTGGGCGAGGCGTACATGGACGGTTGGTGGGATTGCGCGGACCTGACCGGCATGTTCACCCGCCTGCTGGCCGCGCATCTGGACCAGGCGCTGCACACGCTCGACACCCTGCTGGCGCACCTGAAGGCGCGCTTCATCAACCTGCAGCGCGGCGAGCATGCCTTCGAGGTGGCCAAGGTGCATTACGACCTCGGCAACGACCTGTTCCAGGCCATGCTCGGCAAGCGGCTGGTGTATTCGTGCGGCTACTGGGCCCAGGCCACCACCCTCGACGACGCACAGGAGGCCAAGCTCGACCTGGTCTGCCGCAAGCTGCGGCTGAAGCCGGGCATGCGCGTGCTCGACATCGGCTGTGGCTGGGGCGAGGCGCTGAAGTTCGCCGCCGAACGCTACGGCATCAATGGCGTCGGCGTCACCGTGTCGAAGGAGCAGGCCGAGTTCGCCCGCGAGCTGTGCGCGGGATGGCCGATCGAGATCCGCCTGCAGGATTACCGCGAGGTCGACGAGCGTTTCGATGCGATCTTCTCGATCGGCATGTTCGAGCACGTCGGCAGCCGCAACTACCGCACCTATTTCGAGAGGGCGCGCCGCTGTCTGGACCCGGGCGGCCTGTTCCTGCTGCACAGCATTGGCACCAACGAGGCCGGCGCGCGGCCCGACCCGTGGATCGAGAAATACATCTTCCCCAACTCGATGATCCCGGCGGCAAGCCAGGTCGCTTCGGCGCTGGAAGGTCTGTTCGTGGTCGAGGACTGGCACAACTTCGGCGCCGATTACGATCCGACGCTAGGCGCTTGGCTGGCCAATTTCGAGGCCGCCTGGCCGCGCCTGGCCGCGCGTTACGATGAACGGTTCCGGCGCATGTGGCGCTATTACCTGTGCGTCTCGGCGGCCGTGTTCCGCAGCCGCCGCGACCAGCTCTGGCAGCTCACCTTGAGCCCGCACGGCGTGCCCGGCGGCTATCGCGCGCCGCGTTGA
- a CDS encoding DUF190 domain-containing protein: MQGYSLRFYMHENQRHAGMLLYEWLLEQARQRGIHGGCAFRAIAGYGRHGQLHEAHFFELAGEATVLVEFIAPQEETQALLAWVQAARVPLFWARLPVEFGVSGQA; encoded by the coding sequence ATGCAAGGCTATTCGCTGCGCTTTTACATGCATGAGAACCAGCGGCATGCCGGCATGCTGCTGTACGAATGGCTGCTGGAGCAGGCCAGGCAACGCGGCATCCACGGCGGCTGCGCATTCCGGGCCATCGCCGGCTATGGCCGGCACGGCCAGCTGCATGAGGCGCATTTCTTCGAGCTGGCCGGCGAGGCGACCGTGCTGGTCGAGTTCATCGCCCCCCAGGAGGAGACGCAGGCGCTGCTCGCATGGGTGCAGGCTGCGCGCGTGCCGCTGTTCTGGGCACGCCTCCCGGTCGAGTTCGGCGTGTCCGGCCAGGCTTGA
- the crcB gene encoding fluoride efflux transporter CrcB — protein sequence MRVDVASLLAVGTGAFLGAVLRWLLGLLLNPVFPTVPLGTLAANLLGGLLMGLALGAFAHYESLPPLARLFFTTGFLGGLTTFSTFSAETVTLLLRQQYVWTVAIIGMHLLGSLAMTLAGIGIVRAFLR from the coding sequence ATGCGCGTGGATGTCGCCAGCCTGCTCGCCGTCGGCACCGGTGCCTTTCTCGGCGCGGTGCTGCGCTGGCTGCTCGGCTTGCTGCTGAATCCGGTCTTCCCCACCGTGCCGCTCGGCACCTTGGCCGCCAACCTTCTGGGCGGCCTGCTGATGGGGCTGGCTCTGGGCGCCTTCGCTCATTACGAATCGCTGCCGCCGCTGGCGAGGCTGTTCTTCACCACCGGCTTCCTGGGTGGGTTGACCACCTTCTCCACCTTCTCGGCGGAGACCGTGACGCTGCTGCTGCGCCAGCAATATGTCTGGACCGTGGCGATCATCGGCATGCATCTGCTCGGCAGCCTGGCGATGACGTTGGCCGGCATCGGCATCGTGCGCGCCTTCCTGCGCTAA
- a CDS encoding ChaB family protein, producing the protein MPYARIADLPESVRRHLPPHAQEIYLKAFNHAWETYADPAKRRGGASREEVAHRVAWAAVEHVYQKDPDGHWRRR; encoded by the coding sequence ATGCCCTATGCCCGCATCGCCGATCTGCCCGAGAGCGTGCGCCGCCATCTGCCGCCGCATGCGCAGGAAATCTATCTGAAGGCGTTCAATCACGCCTGGGAAACCTATGCCGATCCGGCCAAGCGTCGCGGCGGCGCCTCGCGCGAGGAGGTCGCGCATCGCGTGGCCTGGGCCGCGGTGGAGCATGTCTACCAGAAGGATCCGGACGGGCACTGGCGCCGCCGCTGA
- the minE gene encoding cell division topological specificity factor MinE translates to MGILDFLKRRPEPSAAVAKERLRIIVAQERSTRGAPDYLPLLRNELLEVIRKYVNVDIEAISINVERDSGHEVLELSVALPEGKPGPTAVP, encoded by the coding sequence ATGGGCATACTCGACTTCCTGAAGCGCCGACCCGAACCGAGCGCCGCCGTGGCCAAGGAGCGTCTGCGCATCATCGTCGCGCAGGAGCGCTCCACCCGCGGCGCGCCCGACTATCTGCCGCTGCTGCGCAACGAGCTGCTCGAGGTGATCCGCAAGTACGTCAACGTCGACATCGAGGCGATCAGCATCAACGTCGAACGCGACAGCGGCCACGAAGTGCTGGAGCTCTCGGTCGCGCTGCCGGAAGGCAAGCCGGGGCCGACAGCGGTTCCTTGA
- the minD gene encoding septum site-determining protein MinD: protein MTAEIIVVTSGKGGVGKTTTSASLATGLAMASKKVAVIDFDVGLRNLDLIMGCERRVVYDFVNVIHGEAALKQALIKDKRIENLFVLAASQTRDKDALTPEGVEKVLDELDREGFDYVVCDSPAGIEKGAHLAMYFAHRAVVVVNPEVSSVRDSDRILGLLASKTRRAERGEGTVAQHLLLTRYNPARVAAGEMLSIKDVEEILGLPVVGVIPESENVLAASNAGVPVILDENSNAGQAYRDTVARLLGEERPLRFLEVPKKGFFQRVFGG, encoded by the coding sequence TTGACTGCAGAAATCATCGTTGTCACGTCCGGCAAGGGCGGCGTCGGCAAGACCACCACCAGCGCCTCGCTGGCCACCGGCCTGGCCATGGCCAGCAAGAAGGTCGCCGTGATCGACTTCGACGTCGGCCTGCGCAACCTCGACCTCATCATGGGCTGCGAGCGGCGGGTGGTGTACGACTTCGTCAACGTGATCCACGGCGAGGCCGCGCTCAAGCAGGCGCTGATCAAGGACAAGCGCATCGAGAACCTGTTCGTGCTCGCCGCCAGTCAGACCCGCGACAAGGACGCCCTGACCCCCGAAGGGGTCGAGAAAGTCCTGGACGAGCTCGATCGCGAAGGGTTCGACTACGTGGTCTGCGACTCTCCGGCCGGCATCGAGAAAGGTGCGCACCTGGCCATGTATTTCGCCCATCGCGCCGTGGTGGTGGTGAACCCGGAAGTCTCCTCGGTGCGCGACTCGGATCGCATTCTCGGCCTGCTCGCCAGCAAGACGCGACGTGCCGAGCGTGGCGAGGGCACGGTGGCCCAGCACCTGCTGCTGACCCGCTACAACCCCGCGCGGGTGGCCGCCGGCGAGATGCTGAGCATCAAGGACGTGGAGGAAATCCTCGGCCTGCCGGTGGTCGGCGTGATCCCCGAATCGGAGAACGTGCTGGCCGCCTCCAACGCCGGCGTGCCGGTGATCCTGGACGAGAACTCCAATGCCGGCCAGGCCTACCGCGACACCGTCGCCCGCCTGCTCGGCGAGGAGCGTCCGCTGCGCTTTCTCGAGGTCCCCAAGAAAGGCTTCTTCCAGCGCGTCTTCGGAGGCTGA
- the minC gene encoding septum site-determining protein MinC: MNARPETGEVCDLRFGQVGIASVRVRRADAAALYEELERRVRAAPQLFARAAVVLDLSHFLDLPDEGTVDALLEAVRSAGMLPVGLAYGTSATEALARRMGLPLIAKFRAAYEPAQPHRDDNTPAQAPAAPAPAPPAPSVMEAGLGAQYHDGTVRSGQQIYARDRDLVVVGAVANGAEIIADGSIHVYGSLRGRAMAGAQGDTAARIHVSDFRAELVAIAGHYRVFEQIPEDLAGHAVQCRLDGEKLLLTRL, translated from the coding sequence ATGAACGCCAGACCCGAAACCGGCGAGGTATGCGACCTGCGCTTCGGCCAGGTCGGCATCGCCAGCGTGCGCGTGCGACGGGCCGACGCCGCCGCCCTGTACGAAGAACTGGAGCGGCGCGTGCGCGCGGCGCCGCAGCTGTTCGCACGTGCCGCGGTGGTGCTGGACCTTTCCCACTTCCTGGACCTGCCCGACGAGGGCACCGTGGACGCGCTGCTCGAAGCGGTCCGCAGCGCCGGCATGCTACCGGTGGGCCTGGCCTACGGCACCAGCGCCACCGAGGCGCTGGCGCGGCGCATGGGCCTGCCGTTGATCGCCAAGTTCCGCGCCGCCTACGAGCCGGCCCAGCCGCACCGGGACGACAACACACCCGCCCAGGCACCGGCGGCACCCGCGCCGGCGCCGCCTGCCCCGTCGGTCATGGAAGCCGGCCTGGGCGCGCAGTATCACGACGGCACGGTGCGCTCGGGCCAGCAGATCTATGCCCGTGACCGCGACCTGGTCGTGGTCGGCGCCGTGGCCAATGGCGCCGAGATCATCGCCGACGGCTCCATCCACGTCTACGGCAGCCTGCGCGGGCGCGCCATGGCCGGCGCCCAGGGCGATACTGCCGCACGCATCCATGTCAGCGATTTCCGCGCGGAGCTGGTGGCCATCGCCGGCCATTACCGCGTGTTCGAGCAGATCCCCGAGGATCTTGCGGGCCATGCCGTGCAATGCCGGCTGGATGGGGAAAAACTGCTGCTCACCCGGCTCTGA
- a CDS encoding GNAT family N-acetyltransferase has translation MALAIRDVREHDLDAVLALNNTAGRSILALDAERLRYFYDCADYFRVAEIDGQLAGFLIALREGSDYASSNYRWFATHYPSFVYIDRIVIANAYRRHGLGRVFYCDVTSFAEVRVPLLTCEVFLEPRDDVVLLFHGTYGFQEVGQQRMPAAGPLVSLLAKELPSFAYVRETYLDHGGLPAEPWLAERQRPAHSGPSVGETHS, from the coding sequence ATGGCCCTAGCCATCCGCGACGTGCGCGAGCACGACCTGGATGCCGTCCTGGCGCTGAACAATACCGCCGGCCGTTCCATCCTGGCACTGGACGCCGAGCGGCTGCGCTATTTCTACGACTGCGCCGACTATTTCCGTGTGGCCGAGATCGACGGCCAGCTCGCCGGCTTTCTGATCGCCCTGCGCGAGGGCAGCGATTACGCCAGCAGCAACTACCGCTGGTTCGCCACGCATTACCCTTCGTTCGTCTATATCGACCGCATCGTCATCGCCAACGCCTATCGCCGGCACGGCCTGGGACGCGTGTTCTATTGCGACGTGACCAGCTTCGCCGAGGTGCGCGTACCCTTGCTCACCTGCGAAGTCTTTCTGGAGCCGCGCGACGACGTGGTGCTGCTGTTCCACGGCACTTACGGCTTTCAGGAGGTCGGTCAGCAGCGCATGCCCGCGGCCGGCCCGCTGGTGAGCCTGCTGGCCAAGGAACTGCCGAGCTTCGCCTACGTGCGCGAAACCTATCTCGACCATGGCGGCCTGCCCGCCGAGCCCTGGCTGGCCGAACGGCAGCGTCCCGCCCACAGCGGACCATCGGTGGGAGAGACCCATTCATGA
- the rnk gene encoding nucleoside diphosphate kinase regulator, which produces MSLPPIILSRLDLERIEACLDQLPAAEAQQHAALRAELDRADVREPQEMPPDVVTMHSRVCFEDAQGDRQVVELVYPSAAGAPGTVSILAPVGSALLGLRIGQSIDWPMPGGHRRRLQVVAIEWQPEAAGAWHR; this is translated from the coding sequence ATGTCGTTACCGCCCATCATCCTGTCCCGGCTTGACCTCGAGCGCATCGAAGCCTGTCTGGACCAATTGCCTGCCGCCGAGGCGCAGCAACACGCCGCACTACGGGCCGAACTCGATCGCGCCGACGTGCGCGAGCCGCAGGAGATGCCGCCCGACGTGGTCACCATGCATTCGCGGGTCTGTTTCGAGGATGCCCAGGGTGACCGGCAGGTGGTCGAGCTGGTCTACCCTTCCGCCGCCGGCGCGCCGGGGACGGTGTCGATCCTGGCTCCCGTCGGTAGCGCTTTGCTCGGCCTGCGGATCGGCCAGTCGATCGATTGGCCCATGCCCGGCGGGCACCGGCGGCGGCTCCAAGTGGTGGCCATCGAATGGCAGCCCGAGGCGGCCGGAGCGTGGCATCGCTGA